One part of the Glycine soja cultivar W05 chromosome 11, ASM419377v2, whole genome shotgun sequence genome encodes these proteins:
- the LOC114377683 gene encoding uncharacterized protein LOC114377683 isoform X1 — protein MAKAILLSNKWYGYEQFWVTRSYPTIQKFSHGKMDLKVKAATSLNSNAKKKANLFAEKKERIRLPTYNDDLGGKKYHISEFLSQPSGIAAVLNTKALQSFESLDANTYRCELPKLQFLNFEAVPLLDLRVTSTDEDCLVEMLSCKFEGSEVVKEQNDHFSAFMRNQMTWGGAGAESFLEVDVKLNLTLEIYTQPFTMMPTSAVEGPGNIMMQALVDKLVPLLLQQMLQDYDEWVRKQSYSLKSF, from the exons ATGG CAAAAGCTATCCTCTTGAGCAACAAATGGTACGGATATGAGCAATTCTGGGTCACACGTTCTTACCCCACAATACAGAAATTCAGCCACGG gaaaatgGATCTCAAGGTGAAGGCAGCAACTTCCTTGAATTCAAATGCCAAAAAGAAGGCAAATTTGTTTGctgaaaaaaaggagagaatccGGCTGCCAACATATAATGATGATCTTGGAGGCAAGAAATATCACATCAGTGAATTTCTGAGCCAACCTAGCGGAATTGCAGCCGTGTTGAATACGAAGGCCTTGCAATCATTTGAATCTCTTGATGCTAACACATACAG GTGTGAACTGCCtaaacttcaatttttaaactttgaagctGTGCCATTGTTGGATCTGCGGGTTACCTCAACAGATGAAGATTGCTTGGTTGAGATGCTTTCTTGTAAG TTTGAGGGTTCAGAAGTTGTGAAAGAGCAAAACGACCACTTTTCAG CATTCATGAGAAACCAAATGACTTGGGGTGGTGCTGGTGCCGAATCATTTTTAGAAGTTGATGTTAAGTTGAATCTCACACTTGAG ATCTACACACAACCATTTACCATGATGCCTACTTCAGCCGTTGAGGGTCCTGGAAATAT AATGATGCAAGCTTTGGTGGACAAGCTGGTGCCACTGCTACTTCAGCAGATGCTGCAAGATTATGATGAATGGGTTAGAAAGCAATCATATTCCTTAAAGTCATTCTAG
- the LOC114377683 gene encoding uncharacterized protein LOC114377683 isoform X2 — protein sequence MDLKVKAATSLNSNAKKKANLFAEKKERIRLPTYNDDLGGKKYHISEFLSQPSGIAAVLNTKALQSFESLDANTYRCELPKLQFLNFEAVPLLDLRVTSTDEDCLVEMLSCKFEGSEVVKEQNDHFSAFMRNQMTWGGAGAESFLEVDVKLNLTLEIYTQPFTMMPTSAVEGPGNIMMQALVDKLVPLLLQQMLQDYDEWVRKQSYSLKSF from the exons atgGATCTCAAGGTGAAGGCAGCAACTTCCTTGAATTCAAATGCCAAAAAGAAGGCAAATTTGTTTGctgaaaaaaaggagagaatccGGCTGCCAACATATAATGATGATCTTGGAGGCAAGAAATATCACATCAGTGAATTTCTGAGCCAACCTAGCGGAATTGCAGCCGTGTTGAATACGAAGGCCTTGCAATCATTTGAATCTCTTGATGCTAACACATACAG GTGTGAACTGCCtaaacttcaatttttaaactttgaagctGTGCCATTGTTGGATCTGCGGGTTACCTCAACAGATGAAGATTGCTTGGTTGAGATGCTTTCTTGTAAG TTTGAGGGTTCAGAAGTTGTGAAAGAGCAAAACGACCACTTTTCAG CATTCATGAGAAACCAAATGACTTGGGGTGGTGCTGGTGCCGAATCATTTTTAGAAGTTGATGTTAAGTTGAATCTCACACTTGAG ATCTACACACAACCATTTACCATGATGCCTACTTCAGCCGTTGAGGGTCCTGGAAATAT AATGATGCAAGCTTTGGTGGACAAGCTGGTGCCACTGCTACTTCAGCAGATGCTGCAAGATTATGATGAATGGGTTAGAAAGCAATCATATTCCTTAAAGTCATTCTAG
- the LOC114377683 gene encoding uncharacterized protein LOC114377683 isoform X3, giving the protein MAKAILLSNKWYGYEQFWVTRSYPTIQKFSHGKMDLKVKAATSLNSNAKKKANLFAEKKERIRLPTYNDDLGGKKYHISEFLSQPSGIAAVLNTKALQSFESLDANTYRCELPKLQFLNFEAVPLLDLRVTSTDEDCLVEMLSCKFEGSEVVKEQNDHFSAFMRNQMTWGGAGAESFLEVDVKLNLTLEISVCRSTHNHLP; this is encoded by the exons ATGG CAAAAGCTATCCTCTTGAGCAACAAATGGTACGGATATGAGCAATTCTGGGTCACACGTTCTTACCCCACAATACAGAAATTCAGCCACGG gaaaatgGATCTCAAGGTGAAGGCAGCAACTTCCTTGAATTCAAATGCCAAAAAGAAGGCAAATTTGTTTGctgaaaaaaaggagagaatccGGCTGCCAACATATAATGATGATCTTGGAGGCAAGAAATATCACATCAGTGAATTTCTGAGCCAACCTAGCGGAATTGCAGCCGTGTTGAATACGAAGGCCTTGCAATCATTTGAATCTCTTGATGCTAACACATACAG GTGTGAACTGCCtaaacttcaatttttaaactttgaagctGTGCCATTGTTGGATCTGCGGGTTACCTCAACAGATGAAGATTGCTTGGTTGAGATGCTTTCTTGTAAG TTTGAGGGTTCAGAAGTTGTGAAAGAGCAAAACGACCACTTTTCAG CATTCATGAGAAACCAAATGACTTGGGGTGGTGCTGGTGCCGAATCATTTTTAGAAGTTGATGTTAAGTTGAATCTCACACTTGAG ATCTCTGTCTGCAGATCTACACACAACCATTTACCATGA
- the LOC114373977 gene encoding uncharacterized protein LOC114373977, producing MAATVKQMSLIVSLLGVVSFILGVVAENKKPVAGTPVPGSDGISVTCKYPADPTVALGYLSTAFLVASTVIGYMSLFYPYKGKSIPQGILFKHTTFTVFFNISLFTAGLAAAMLLWPTITEHIHLTRNVHQNLSYECPTAKTGLLGGGAFLSLDSSLLWLIALMLAGNAREDFFGEEEDGDKGEFGAASSDAYYDADSGLKGSA from the exons ATGGCTGCCACGGTGAAACAAATGTCTTTGATCGTGTCACTGTTGGGTGTGGTGTCCTTCATTTTGGGAGTTGTTGCTGAAAACAAGAAG CCTGTGGCTGGAACACCCGTGCCTGGTTCGGATGGTATCTCTGTCACCTGCAAGTACCCAGCCGATCCAACTGTTGCATTGGGGTATCTTTCTACAGCATTTCTTGTTGCATCCACTGTGATTGGGTATATGTCTTTGTTTTACCCTTACAAAGGAAAGTCTATTCCACAAGGGATTCTGTTTAAGCACACCACTTTCACAGtgttcttcaacatttcttt GTTCACCGCTGGATTAGCTGCAGCTATGCTGTTATGGCCAACAATCACAGAACACATTCACCTGACACGCAATGTGCACCAGAATCTCAGCTATGAATGCCCTACAGCCAAAACTGGTCTCCTCGGAGGCGGCGCCTTTCTATCCCTTGATTCATCTCTCCTTTGGTTGATTGCCCTTATGTTAGCTGGCAATGCTCGTGAGGATTTctttggagaagaagaagatggtGACAAGGGTGAATTTGGTGCAGCCTCCTCTGATGCTTATTATGATGCCGATTCAGGACTGAAGGGTAGTGCCTGA
- the LOC114372950 gene encoding nuclear speckle splicing regulatory protein 1-like translates to MEENRFRDEARDSGADKGKYGANVDALGSLTKSYGRDITKGSNSRSREMTHGNRKIDGDREREPVTVVKHDEDDRKMESESKSARFEGPDDDSSEQRGRNYNKDVESHFVGRTARDNDDHGERKHGRDEDDRTGRKHAREEDVREKKHGKDEDDPKEKHRRHDDGLGDYRMGRKHARDEDDSKEGKHRRYDDGRGERKNLRDEDDRAERKRGRDEDYRTGRKQARDEDEHRERKFRRNEDDREGRKFRRDNDVYGERKNLRDGDVHGERKNLRENDDRERKHSKDEDGRGERKHRRDDDDPEESSTAGMMMVVEIESTEGRRKSGETKVMRGKAVEITPREADTKVLVRVRGVKVTHEL, encoded by the exons ATGGAAGAAAATAGATTCAGAGATGAAGCCAGAGATAGTGGTGCAGATAAAGGGAAGTATGGTGCTAATGTTGATGCATTGGGCTCTCTTACAAAGTCATATGGGAGAGATATTACAAAGGGATCAAATAGTAGAAGTCGAGAGATGACACACGGTAACAGGAAAATTGATGGAGACAGAGAGAGGGAGCCTGTCACAGTGGTCAAGCATGATGAAGATGATAGAAAAATGGAGTCTGAATCTAAATCAGCTAGGTTTGAAGGGCCTGATGATGATAGCTCTGAGCAGAGAGGAAGAAATTATAACAAGGATGTTGAATCACATTTTGTTGGTCGAACTGCTCG GGATAATGATGACCATGGAGAAAGAAAGCATGGAAGGGATGAAGATGATCGTACAGGAAGAAAGCATGCAAGGGAAGAGGATGTCAGAGAAAAAAAGCATggaaaggatgaggatgatCCTAAAGAAAAGCACAGAAGGCATGACGATGGCCTTGGAGACTATCGTATGGGAAGAAAGCATGCAAGGGATGAGGATGATTCCAAAGAAGGGAAGCACAGAAGGTATGATGACGGCCGTGGAGAGAGAAAGAACTTGAGGGATGAAGATGACCGTGCAGAGAGAAAGCGTGGAAGGGATGAAGATTACCGAACTGGAAGAAAACAGGCAAGGGATGAGGATGAACATAGAGAAAGAAAATTCAGAAGGAATGAGGATGATCGGGAAGGAAGAAAGTTCAGAAGGGACAATGATGTTTATGGAGAAAGAAAGAACTTAAGGGATGGGGATGTGCATGGAGAACGAAAGAACTTAAGGGAGAATGATGATAGGGAAAGAAAGCATTCGAAGGATGAAGATGGCCGTGGAGAAAGAAAGCACAGAAGGGATGATGATGATCCTGAAGAAAGCAGCACAGCAGGGATGATGATGGTCGTGGAGATAGAAAGCACAGAAGGGAGGAGGAAGAGCGGGGAAACAAAGGTTATGAGAGGGAAAGCCGTGGAGATTACTCCAAGAGAGGCAGATACTAAGGTTCTCGTTCGAGTGAGAGGTGTGAAAGTGACTCATGAACTGTGA
- the LOC114377684 gene encoding pre-mRNA-splicing factor CWC21-like, protein MYNGIGLQTPRGSGTNGYIQSNKFFVKPKISKVAENTKGFEADQGTAGVSRKPNKEILEHDRKRQIQLKLTILEDKLIDQGYTDAEIAEKLVEARQNLEAATASKETDGPASVSASDKKVSNTQTHQIAARKEKQMEALKAALGIVSSEANEINEDGTDGLGNDGKNGPNVEGNSKPEDSFLDRDFSRKKQMVEDQKDENTKKKSVKDTKHHKKVELV, encoded by the exons ATGTACAACGGAATAGGGTTACAGACCCCAAGAGGGTCGGGTACGAATGGGTACATTCAGAGCAATAAGTTTTTTGTGAAGCCGAAGATTTCGAAGGTTGCCGAGAACACGAAGGGGTTTGAGGCGGATCAGGGCACTGCTGGTGTTAGTAGAAAGCCCAACAAAGAGATCCTTGAGCATGACCGCAAGCGTCAGATTCAACTCAAGCTCACCATCCTTGAAGACAAGCTCATCGATCAGGGCTACACCGATGCGGAGATTGCTGAAAAGCTCGTGGAGGCTCGTCAAAATTTGGAAGCCGCCACTGCCTCCAAGGAAACAGATGGACCTGCGTCTGTGTCTGCATCAGATAAGAa ggtttcaaatacACAGACTCATCAAATTGCTGCTAGGAAGGAAAAGCAGATGGAAGCATTGAAGGCTGCTCTTGGCATAGTCTCATCTGAAGCCAATGAAATAAATGAAGATGGGACTGATGGGCTTGGAAATGATGGAAAAAATGGTCCTAATGTGGAGGGTAATTCAAAGCCTGAAGATTCCTTTTTGGACAGAGATTTCAGTAGAAAGAAACAAATGGTTGAAGATCAAAAGGATGAAAATACTAAGAAGAAGAGTGTTAAAGATACAAAGCATCACAAGAAGGTTGAACTAGTATGA
- the LOC114374475 gene encoding uncharacterized protein LOC114374475, with the protein MATPPQWEFSCDMEMYFGSEENASIVYAALAVDKELQPDKVKRLMTVSDGKLSVHFEATEARFLRASFSAFVDVLTLATKTIEEFGQVMKL; encoded by the exons atggctacaccaccaCAATGGGAATTTAGCtg TGACATGGAAATGTATTTTGGATCGGAGGAGAATGCTTCCATTGTGTATGCTGCCTTAGCAGTTGACAAAGAG TTACAGCCTGATAAAGTAAAACGACTTATGACAGTGTCTGATGGAAAGCTATCAGT GCACTTTGAGGCAACAGAAGCCAGATTTCTTCGGGCATCATTTAGTGCTTTTGTAGATGTCCTGACACTAGCCACCAAAACTATTGAAGAATTTGGTCAAGTAATGAAGTTGTGA